In a single window of the Etheostoma spectabile isolate EspeVRDwgs_2016 chromosome 3, UIUC_Espe_1.0, whole genome shotgun sequence genome:
- the rflnb gene encoding refilin-B: MVDRLSLSNVCEGEPLDMSCRIDRGLDSPDSGLPPSPSPSAWLLPVCADKAGGVSPVSEDEGRGSLVPVLPTGSFQQLHPLSFGEGIALDPLPSKEIRYTSSVHYDSDRHFIQGVALLPTGQGLEHCRQTIMAMPHSTWRHYKTQLEFQPRHRPQHFKSTTIVYPKKTSSLYTTELSYNCHRLSKRFLSSVELEAAGRGELPQ; encoded by the exons ATGGTTGACAGGTTGAGCTTGTCAAATGTATGTGAAGGAGAGCCACTGGATATGAGCTGCAGGATAGATAGAGGACTTGATAGCCCGGATTCCGGGTTACCCCCGAGTCCGAGCCCCAGCGCCTGGCTGCTGCCTGTGTGTGCGGATAAAGCCGGGGGCGTGAGCCCGGTGTCTGAAGACGAGGGCAGGGGCTCCCTG GTTCCAGTTTTACCTACTGGATCTTTCCAGCAGTTACACCCATTGTCCTTTGGGGAGGGCATAGCACTTGATCCATTACCGTCGAAGGAAATAAG ATACACCTCATCCGTGCACTACGACTCGGACCGCCATTTCATCCAGGGTGTGGCCCTGTTGCCTACGGGCCAGGGCCTTGAACACTGCAGGCAGACCATCATGGCCATGCCCCACAGTACCTGGCGCCACTACAAGACACAACTGGAGTTCCAGCCTCGCCATCGGCCTCAGCACTTCAAGAGTACCACCATTGTCTACCCCAAGAAAACCAGCTCCCTCTACACCACAGAGCTGAGCTACAATTGCCACCGACTCTCCAAACGTTTCCTCTCCAGCGTGGAGCTGGAGGCTGCTGGTCGCGGAGAGCTACCTCAGTGA